The Thermodesulfatator atlanticus DSM 21156 region TCCAAGTTTCCATTCCTTTTAGTTAGGCTGCAAACGTTACTCTTAAGATTGCAAGAAAATAATCAATTATAGTTTCCATTCCTTTTAGTTAGGCTGCAAACATTTACACCCCCTATGATTTTTGTATAACGCTCTTGTTTCCATTCCTTTTAGTTAGGCTGCAAACATCTGGAGCAACCCCTTTTTGTTTTCGGGTAGCCTTGTTTCCATTCCTTTTAGTTAGGCTGCAAACCCATATTTCAAAGAACCGGTTTTGTCTTTTATATCAAGGCTTTTCGGAAAAGTCAAATCACTGGAAAAGGCCTTTTTTGCCGCTGGACCTCAAGTAGTGCAAAAACCCCTGGGGGTCCGACGGCGGTGAAAAATTTCACAGAAGGGGGTATAAACTGTGACTGTTTTAGACTACTGTTTGAAAGATCAAAATAGCAGGGAAAAGGAAGAAGAGTTTTTTCTTCTCACCGCAATTTTTTGTAGGCTGAAGATTCTAATGACATGCAAAAAGGCGCTCGCAATACCAGTTCCCTGATCAAGGATCCGTTCCTATTTTTCGTTCCGAAAAACGGGAACGGATCCCTTGCGGTTGTGCTTGCAACATAGATCTTAACAATTTTGCAAAGGTCTTTGACCTATTAGAATGATTTGCAACAAATGTTCGCAATAACGGTTATAAGGGCAAAGTAAAGCAATATACACGACTTCATTGCCCCGTATGATAGCTTGTCAAATGAAAATATTATCCGGATCTCCCTTCTTTAAACCCATTACTTCCCGTGAAAAGTAATGGCGCGTGCGGAAAGAATAAATGATCACTGAGTCTTCCTCTGGCTTCATTACTTGTTTTAATTCAAACTTTAATCTCTCTAACTGGGCTTTGCTTAGCTCGCCTTCAAAAACAGAAAGCTGAAACCAATGCAGAAATCTTTTACAAATTTTATGAAACTTTTGTACACGCTTTTCACCCGCATCGTAAACTAAAATAACAAACATTTAGCGTGTCCTTACGTAAGGTGAATAAATTTCTTCTCCTAAAAAGTGGCGATAGAGCTTATAGCATTCTAAGCGTAAAAGACGTCTATAAGATACTTTTCTTCCTAATTTTTTATGCATAATAGTTTCATTCAGTCTTTTTTCATAAGCCTCAAGAAATTTTCGTGCGCCCTTCTCTTTTAAATAAACGCCTCCTAGTTTTTCAGAAAAATCACCTGGCTTTAGTTCATTACGATTTATTAGACTAAAAATTACTCTATCCACAATTAAAGGCTTGAAGACCTCACTTATATCTAAATTTAAAGTGAAGGAGCGCTGGTTTGTTTCATGAAGATAGCCAATACGCGGATCAAGATGAGTACGATAAATTTCTGAAAGAGTCGTTACATAAAGTAGAGAATTACCAAAAGAAATAAGAGCATTTAAACGATTAGCCGGAGGGCGTCTACTTCTAACCTCAAACGAAAAATCAGGATTTGCCAAAATAATGTCAAATGCCTCGTAATATGCCATACGAGCATGACCTTCAAGTGCCATGAGTTCAGCGCTAGAACTAGCTTGATTAAGTTCATCAAATAATTCTTCTATAGCATTGATTTGAGTTGAAAGATCATTACCCCGAGAAGCATAGGTGCGCAAATTTAAAAGCATATTTGACAATGACCCATAAACAAAGGCCCGTGCTAAACCAATACGCCATTCGTGATTGAGATAATACTCAGCCTGCCTCAAAATTATAAGTCCTGAGTTCATATGTTCACGTGGATAAAAACTTCCTACGTAATATTCGAAATAGTTAAAAAAGTGGAGAGGAATGTGTTTTTGGCTTAGAAACTCAAGAAGTTTTTTATTAAGGGTTATCTCTGCAAAAACGTAAATGCTATCGACTGTTTCTACAGGAATTACTTTTTTACCTGCTTCTTGAGAAATAAAGACTAAAGTATTACCTTCGCGCTTAAGTTGCCCAGGTGTTGATATATAAATAGCCCGTTTCATGACAAGTCTCTAAAACTAAAGCCTTCCCGGCCCTGCGAGCACCTTTCATAATGAGGATATGCGGAGAATCAAACCAGGGGAGGAGCTTTTCAAAAAGGCGTATTTTGATAATCATCAAGTTATTTTTACTAACGGCCTAGAGAAAATTCAAGGAAAATATTCTACCCCCAACATACTTCCTGAAAGGAGCAGGTACGGCAGTATTTAGACTTTTTTACCGGAGGAGGTGTTTCCTGCGAGAAGATATAAAGCATTTCTTCTATGAGCTGGGTAATTTTTTCCTCTATTTCAGGAGTAAGGGTTACGCGCTCGGTTTTGCGCTCTTTAGGAAAAAGAAGAACCCCTTCAAATTCAAGCCCTTTTTCGTGTTTGAGGTAATAAAGATAATAGGCAAGCTGGAGCCTTGCAGCTTCTTTGTGCCGGGAAGATTTCTTAACTTCGGCTACCATTTCATCGCGAAAAAGGTCAATCTTTAAGAGCTGATCAACAAATATTTCCTTGCGCACCCGCTGATAAGAACCCTCATGCACCAGGCGGCCCAGGGCTAAAAATTCGTGGTCCTGATCAGAAACAATTCCGTGATATTCCAGCCACGCTTCCCGAGGACAGGTAAGATAGGCCTGAAAGATATAAGGAGAGATAAATTTCATAGGAAAAAGGCTCCGTGTTCTATTTTACGCACAAAACCGGTCTCTTCACGGTAAAGGTCTCCGAAATCCAGGCGCTCTCTTCTAAGCCATAAAAAACTAGCGGCATAAGGTAGTGCTTCTAGCCCGGCTCCTTGGGCCACCTTTAGTGGGATATTGATTACGTATCCCCAAATTTCAGGAGCAATTGCTTTAAACATAGCCCTGCGCTTCAGGCGGTCATCGTAAGTTTTTGTGGGAAGGCCTTCAAGTTCTTTTAACTTATCAATAAGAGCTTCAGCCTCCTCGTCTAACTCTACGAAAACAGGCACCTGGAAAATCTTCTGGGATAAAAGATCAAACATGGCTACCTCATCGTATTTCATGGTCTTGAGACTGAGGAGCAAGTTTTTGTCCTGGGCTTTGCGCCCTTCCATGCGTAGTTTATGGAAGTATTCCTCAACCTGGCGCAAATATTCTTTTTCCGGGATTATCCCCTGGTTTTGTAATAATTCTTCAGTGGTACCGATGAGCACGCTGTCATATATGTAGGTGGCCAGGCGCCTTCCGTGCTCTTCTGGATTTATCAGTTTGACCAAGAAAACCCTTCCTTTATTTTCTCCCCGGGCATTACGGTTACAACGCCCGGCAGCCTGAACTATGGAGTCAAAAGGCGCAAGATCCCGCACCACCAGATCAAAATCAAGGTCAACACCTGCCTCTACCACTTGAGTGGCCACAAGCCCTATCCTGGCTCCATTTTTAAGGCTTTTCCGAATATCTTTGATGCGCGCTTCGCGATGCTTCGGAATCAGCGAAGCTGAAAGAAAACACAGGTCAAAATCAGAAGCTTCTTTAAGCATTTGATAGACATCCTGGGCCGCACGCACGGTGTTCATCACTACCATAAAGCTCTGCACGCCATCAATCTTCGGCAACAGCCAGGACTCAATATCACGATAGTCGTAAGGATTGTTTTCCACGTAAAGAGCTGTTCGGGAAAGGATTTTAAAAAAATGCTTTTTGCGCGGCTCCGTTAGCTCGTAAGCCTCTGGTACAAAAGCCGGGCGCGTAGCGGTCATTAAGATAAAACGTGCGTCCCATTTTTCTGCCAGAAACTTAAGGGCCTCTTCGGTGGCTTCCCAATATTCCACCGGGATATTTTGCACTTCATCGAGAATAACGATACTCCCCGCCAGGCGGTGGAGGCGCCGCATCTCTGAACGCCGATTAGTAAAAAGGGTCTCGTAAAACCTGACAAAAGTTGTGACAACAACCTCGCCATCCCAGGTCTCCACGCGTGTATGAGCCTGTTCATAGTGCTTAATTAACTTTTGAGCATCTCGTTCTCTCAACAAAGATTCCTCTTCCAGCAGTTTCCATGCATCTTCGGCTTTAAGCCCGGAAATACTTTCAGATGGACTGGCTCGAAAATGGTGCTTCAGGAGGACGTTTTTTGGAAGTCCAGCATGTTTAATAACTTTAGCGATTTCATCAAAATTCTGATCAATGATGCTTGTAAACGGCAGGACATAGATGATTCGGGGTAATCGCCCGGTTTCTTTGTTGATCATACTACGCAATCGCACGGCTGCTGAGAAACCTGCAAACGTCTTGCCAATGCCCGTCGGCGCTGTGAGAGATAAAAATTTGTTTTCAAGTCCCAGTCTTTGAATATTATTGATTACCGTTCTGTAAAATTCCTGCCTGAGTGGGTATATCGGTGAATTTTTCGGGAGATTGTTGATGTAACGGTCAACAATGTCTTCTGGAATTTCGTGCCTCTTCTCGTTGGCTTTTAGTCCAATAACCGCCCGAATGTCCGCATCCACAAGCATTCCAAGGAGGAAATTGGTGGTGAAGTAAAGGGAAATATTTCCACTGAATAAAACATTTCTCAATTTTTCCAGAATTTCATCTATATTATGAGTAGATTTTAAACTGGATATTGCTTCAACAATTTCTTGTGGGTAAATTGCTCTAATTTCGTCACTTGCTTTAAGAAGGGAATCAACCTGTGCTTTAACATGACGCACATTCTGATACCACACAGGTTCAGTATCATTAAGTTCTACCCCAAAATCTTGAGGATCCGAGTGGTGGTGTCTAATGGCTGTAAACGCACCAAATAATTCCTGTTTTGCATTCGGATAAATGTTCCCCAAAAACTCATATGCTATCAAAGCCGAAATAAAAGAATGCCGTTCCTTTCCTCCAAAGGATTTCCCTTCCAATAAATGTTCTTGAAAATATTCGGTATATTTACCAATATCATGAAAAAGCCCTGTTAATTTAATTATCTCGCTATCAATAGGGACTTGAGAAGAAGTGGCCATTTCCTTCATGAGTTTAGCCACTTTATTAATATGAAAGCTTAATAATTCTTCTGGCAGCCGGGCAAGATACTTCATTTTTTAAGAAGTTATTAGTTCATATGGTACCCAAATATTTTCTTTCCAGTTTAAAACATATTTTACCTTTAAGAATAAGGGACTGGAATTTTCAGAATAAACTACATTCGTATGAGCTTTTGCGGAAAAATCGCTATTCATGTAAATCAGCATATGCTCTATACTGAATCTATTACCGGGTTTGATTAAGTGACCTTCGACATTTTCACTTGTAACAACTGAATGAACCTCTCCTTTATAGTGCTGTAACTCAGATAAAGAGTCAGTTTCTCCCTCAAATTCTGCGACAGCAAGAAATTCGCTGATTCCTAAGTACACAGGGAAAAAGGTCTTTGTATTGGTTAGATATTCTTTTAATTTTTCCAATAATTTTATGTCTTTATGCCAGAACGCTACCCTAAACTTCAAAGTCTTTTCAGGCGGTCTGGGAAGAAGAATCTCCATGGGAATTTGTGTTCTGTTTTTCGTAGAGTCGAAAAATTCTATTTTCCCTCTTTTTCTGTTACCTATAAGAGGTGATAAGTATTCTCCCTTGGTAGATAACAAATTCATCGAAGAAGTTATCTTTCGAATAGGAGTAAGTATCTGAAGAACAAAAAATCCATTTGGGGGTTGCATTATTTCGTAAACTTCTGTGCGTGGGATACCGAGTATCGCCCCCACCATTCCACATAAAGCAGTCCGAGGAGGGAACGGATAAGAAAGAGCAGAAGTTTGACCATAAAATTTTCTAAAATGAGCAAAAGGCCCTTTCACCGTAAAAACTAGCCCTTTATACAAATTTGGAATTTCCATCATAGTTCACTTCGAGCTTTCTTCAAATTTAATATTTTCAATTTTTACTTCATCTGGATTCCAGTTCTTTATATGTAAATGTTCATGCTTCCAGAAGTGAATTTTTTCTATTTTCTCTTTATTTTCAGAGAGTAATCGGGACAACTCCACCATATCCAGCTCGATTTCCGAAATTTTGCGAACCGCACTTAAATCTTTATTCTTATCTACTGGTTGCAATTTAATATATTCTCTCAAATCTCCGAACAGTGTCATATGATCTTTGTACTGAATTCTAAGCAGCAACCTTGGCGTTTCTCCAACTTTACTCCTTGTAGCCCCTATTAGTGGAATAGACTTAATTAACGCCTCTTCCAATTCTTTAACATCTTCCCAAGTAAACCCTGTCCCAAACTGTTTTCCACCTTTGTCCTTTGCCCAGTTAGCAGCTATTACTCCGTAAAAGGCTATAAATGAATAAAGAACTCTCCAGTCTTTTCCTATAGCACCGTGCCCTTCCTCTCCCGTAGAACTGAAATGTGAGGTGATACTGGCAGAAGGATTTATCTCCACTGGATTTAGAGAATATCCCCATGAAAATTGAACTGCTCCTGTAAGCGAAATTCCTTCACCGCCAGTCCCTCTTTCTGATTCTCTAATGGTAAAAGTTGCGCCAAACATCCTTACATCTATACAGCTTTCTCTCACACCTTTGACCAGTTTAGCTGGAGAATTCTTAGCCAGATTTGCGAGTTCTTTCTGTATTTCTTTGTCTTCCAAGTTTTTCTTATCCGGGAATTTCTCCCTGTACCATTGAATTAATCTCTTCGTTGAATTGACAGTTTCGCCTTCAGGTTTTTTAACAAATATGTCCTTGTTTTTGATCTCATCCAAGTAGTCTCTAATATATCTCTTAAGTCTAACATCGCTTACGAGATTTCTGCGAGTCACTATATCCATTCTTGGTCTGTTTTCATCATCAGGATCTCCGTTTGGATTGGTAAGGACTGCGTCATACAAAAATAAGATTTCAGAGTTTTTGTTAACTATATTACTCATCATGGGACTCCTCCTTTTTTTCTTTAGTTTTTCCCATAATTAAAAGTTTTGAGGTTAAAAATGCATAGCCCGACAAAATGAAATAAACCGCTTCTTCCGGTGAGAGATTCCATTTACTGATAGAACTGTCTAAAATAGATGAAATTTCCCCCATTATCCTCATATTTTCAGGGAATTTTTGTAAATCGTAAATTCTCATATATTCAAAAACCTCATTGAATAATCGTATAATCTGATCCTTGTTCATACCCCTGAACTGGATTTTATTTAGTATAGTTTCGCTCACCCCTTTCTTTCGCTGTTGTGTGCCGATCTGAGCTACTATATAACCCAAAAAGAAAAGAGCTTCTTTAGTTTTACCACTTTCTCCCTGATAGATAGGAAGATTAGACACATATTCTTTAGCTTTTTCCAATATATCAGCCATGTTTTCACCTCCAATGTTAAATTCAAAACCAGCCATTATTCTTTTTACCAAAAGAAATCCCTCAATAATTTCAATCGTTTTAAGCCACTCAAAATCTTCTCTGTTGTCAAACTGCCATCTGGATAGTTCGATCCCCGGCTTTATTATATCCAAATCAGGAAAGTCATTCCCTGAGATTAAATTTTTGAAGATCTCAGCAAACTTTTCTTTAATAAGTGGAGATCTTTTAGATTCTACAGAAGCTTTTCCTGATAGTAACTGATAAAGTTTTTTTAAAGAGATTGATATATTAAAACCTTGGTTGGAAATAAAAATAGAGGCATTTTTTAAAGCCATGGCAAGCTTCCTTATCCTGCTCGGAGGAACATTTGTAAGCGAGGAATAAATTTTAAGAGTCTGCCCATCATATACATTTACTACAATATGAATCAAGATTTCGTCAGTTTGAAAGATTTTCTCTGCATATATCTCAAATTCACTTAAATGTGACCATCCCGACAGAACATTGGTAGCTTTCAATAAGGTGTTAAATGTTCTTTTAATGAAAGTTTGAGGTAAGTTTCGCCATCTAGGAATATATGGAATAAGGAGCAACTTCAGCTGGCCAGTGATTTTCGTATTAAATCCTTTTTCTTTTAAAAAGGTATCCGCCAACACTATGTTTTCTGCACAGCTTGGACATAAAGGGAAAACTTTCCACTGGTTTTCATAGGACAGCTCAGGGAAAAATCCCAGTTTATCTTTTCCAAAAAACTTTAAAAACTTGAGCTGGTTTGTATCAAATTCTTTAAGTATCTCTCCACTTCCGCAAGATAAACACCTTATTGAGGTTCCAGTGTCGGTAAATTTAATAACCTCACCTTCAAACTTATGCCTGTAATCCTCCCATAAAGGAACTCCGTCAATACACACCTCAACATAAAACGGTGCATTTCCACTTTTTATTCTTATTTTCTCAAGTATTTCTTCAGCTTTCTTTAAAGAAAAATTCTTGCCATTGGATTCGTAAAATTCATTAATAATTCTATCTATCTTCTGAACCAGATATTTTTTACTTTCTATTTTTTTCAATTCCTCTTTTATGTTCCATAAAGAAAATTTTGTTTTTGACACCGGCTTTTTGAGTCCAATATATTGGAGTTTGTCACTTGGGAATATGACACTATACTCTTTCCCGCTTCCACGAGTTACACCTCTATACCCTGTTCTGGCTAGAAATTCGGATGTCAATTCCCTTGCAATCTTGATTT contains the following coding sequences:
- the cas4 gene encoding CRISPR-associated protein Cas4, giving the protein MKFISPYIFQAYLTCPREAWLEYHGIVSDQDHEFLALGRLVHEGSYQRVRKEIFVDQLLKIDLFRDEMVAEVKKSSRHKEAARLQLAYYLYYLKHEKGLEFEGVLLFPKERKTERVTLTPEIEEKITQLIEEMLYIFSQETPPPVKKSKYCRTCSFQEVCWG
- a CDS encoding TM1802 family CRISPR-associated protein; the encoded protein is MIKAIVQIGNMIKEGILEQFSVEKGTNLICLDFKTDSKDVEIKIARELTSEFLARTGYRGVTRGSGKEYSVIFPSDKLQYIGLKKPVSKTKFSLWNIKEELKKIESKKYLVQKIDRIINEFYESNGKNFSLKKAEEILEKIRIKSGNAPFYVEVCIDGVPLWEDYRHKFEGEVIKFTDTGTSIRCLSCGSGEILKEFDTNQLKFLKFFGKDKLGFFPELSYENQWKVFPLCPSCAENIVLADTFLKEKGFNTKITGQLKLLLIPYIPRWRNLPQTFIKRTFNTLLKATNVLSGWSHLSEFEIYAEKIFQTDEILIHIVVNVYDGQTLKIYSSLTNVPPSRIRKLAMALKNASIFISNQGFNISISLKKLYQLLSGKASVESKRSPLIKEKFAEIFKNLISGNDFPDLDIIKPGIELSRWQFDNREDFEWLKTIEIIEGFLLVKRIMAGFEFNIGGENMADILEKAKEYVSNLPIYQGESGKTKEALFFLGYIVAQIGTQQRKKGVSETILNKIQFRGMNKDQIIRLFNEVFEYMRIYDLQKFPENMRIMGEISSILDSSISKWNLSPEEAVYFILSGYAFLTSKLLIMGKTKEKKEESHDE
- the cas5b gene encoding type I-B CRISPR-associated protein Cas5b: MMEIPNLYKGLVFTVKGPFAHFRKFYGQTSALSYPFPPRTALCGMVGAILGIPRTEVYEIMQPPNGFFVLQILTPIRKITSSMNLLSTKGEYLSPLIGNRKRGKIEFFDSTKNRTQIPMEILLPRPPEKTLKFRVAFWHKDIKLLEKLKEYLTNTKTFFPVYLGISEFLAVAEFEGETDSLSELQHYKGEVHSVVTSENVEGHLIKPGNRFSIEHMLIYMNSDFSAKAHTNVVYSENSSPLFLKVKYVLNWKENIWVPYELITS
- the cas1b gene encoding type I-B CRISPR-associated endonuclease Cas1b; this translates as MKRAIYISTPGQLKREGNTLVFISQEAGKKVIPVETVDSIYVFAEITLNKKLLEFLSQKHIPLHFFNYFEYYVGSFYPREHMNSGLIILRQAEYYLNHEWRIGLARAFVYGSLSNMLLNLRTYASRGNDLSTQINAIEELFDELNQASSSAELMALEGHARMAYYEAFDIILANPDFSFEVRSRRPPANRLNALISFGNSLLYVTTLSEIYRTHLDPRIGYLHETNQRSFTLNLDISEVFKPLIVDRVIFSLINRNELKPGDFSEKLGGVYLKEKGARKFLEAYEKRLNETIMHKKLGRKVSYRRLLRLECYKLYRHFLGEEIYSPYVRTR
- the cas2 gene encoding CRISPR-associated endonuclease Cas2 — encoded protein: MFVILVYDAGEKRVQKFHKICKRFLHWFQLSVFEGELSKAQLERLKFELKQVMKPEEDSVIIYSFRTRHYFSREVMGLKKGDPDNIFI
- a CDS encoding CRISPR-associated helicase/endonuclease Cas3; translation: MKYLARLPEELLSFHINKVAKLMKEMATSSQVPIDSEIIKLTGLFHDIGKYTEYFQEHLLEGKSFGGKERHSFISALIAYEFLGNIYPNAKQELFGAFTAIRHHHSDPQDFGVELNDTEPVWYQNVRHVKAQVDSLLKASDEIRAIYPQEIVEAISSLKSTHNIDEILEKLRNVLFSGNISLYFTTNFLLGMLVDADIRAVIGLKANEKRHEIPEDIVDRYINNLPKNSPIYPLRQEFYRTVINNIQRLGLENKFLSLTAPTGIGKTFAGFSAAVRLRSMINKETGRLPRIIYVLPFTSIIDQNFDEIAKVIKHAGLPKNVLLKHHFRASPSESISGLKAEDAWKLLEEESLLRERDAQKLIKHYEQAHTRVETWDGEVVVTTFVRFYETLFTNRRSEMRRLHRLAGSIVILDEVQNIPVEYWEATEEALKFLAEKWDARFILMTATRPAFVPEAYELTEPRKKHFFKILSRTALYVENNPYDYRDIESWLLPKIDGVQSFMVVMNTVRAAQDVYQMLKEASDFDLCFLSASLIPKHREARIKDIRKSLKNGARIGLVATQVVEAGVDLDFDLVVRDLAPFDSIVQAAGRCNRNARGENKGRVFLVKLINPEEHGRRLATYIYDSVLIGTTEELLQNQGIIPEKEYLRQVEEYFHKLRMEGRKAQDKNLLLSLKTMKYDEVAMFDLLSQKIFQVPVFVELDEEAEALIDKLKELEGLPTKTYDDRLKRRAMFKAIAPEIWGYVINIPLKVAQGAGLEALPYAASFLWLRRERLDFGDLYREETGFVRKIEHGAFFL
- the cas7b gene encoding type I-B CRISPR-associated protein Cas7/Csh2, which codes for MMSNIVNKNSEILFLYDAVLTNPNGDPDDENRPRMDIVTRRNLVSDVRLKRYIRDYLDEIKNKDIFVKKPEGETVNSTKRLIQWYREKFPDKKNLEDKEIQKELANLAKNSPAKLVKGVRESCIDVRMFGATFTIRESERGTGGEGISLTGAVQFSWGYSLNPVEINPSASITSHFSSTGEEGHGAIGKDWRVLYSFIAFYGVIAANWAKDKGGKQFGTGFTWEDVKELEEALIKSIPLIGATRSKVGETPRLLLRIQYKDHMTLFGDLREYIKLQPVDKNKDLSAVRKISEIELDMVELSRLLSENKEKIEKIHFWKHEHLHIKNWNPDEVKIENIKFEESSK